A single genomic interval of Xiphophorus couchianus chromosome 2, X_couchianus-1.0, whole genome shotgun sequence harbors:
- the lysmd4 gene encoding lysM and putative peptidoglycan-binding domain-containing protein 4: protein MWRGEHGPQAFQAPVDVHASADGQVYMFKRRTNESAVSSDDEELSLMETTQMKQDNVRNVQLLEREVLDGDSLNKLALQYGCKVADIKRVNNLMQEQDLFALKVIKIPVQKHSFLTESLSEQHDAQEEVPCSSHDRAPFEPRVQDVTDFLMEVDSDMDKLIQTTTDHEEDFSENTGRWKRCGFGRRRVMSHGADWGIQWWNALIAMLLIGIVLPLFYLIYFKTRVNGVVSPTVSQSFVSSSNTTQTHSG, encoded by the exons ATGTGGAGGGGGGAGCATGGCCCGCAGGCGTTCCAGGCCCCTGTGGATGTTCATGCCAGTGCAGACGGGCAGGTGTACATGTTCAAGAGGAGGACAAATGAGTCCGCTGTGTCCTCGGACGATGAGGAGCTCAGCCTTATGGAGACAACGCAGATGAAACAAGACAACGTGAGGAATGTCCAGCTGCTGGAGCGAGAGGTTTTAGATGGCGATAGCCTTAACAAGCTTGCCCTGCAATATGGCTGcaag GTTGCTGATATAAAACGGGTTAACAACCTTATGCAAGAACAAGATTTGTTTGCACTGAAAGTCATCAAAATACCAGTTCAGAAGCACAGCTTTTTGACAGAATCACTCTCAGAACAACATGATGCTCAAGAGGAAGTACCTTGTTCCAGTCATGATAGAGCTCCATTTGAGCCACGTGTGCAGGATGTCACAGACTTTCTAATGGAGGTAGACAGCGATATGGACAAACTGATTCAGACCACAACTGATCATGAAGAAGATTTCTCAGAAAACACTGGGAGATGGAAGAGATGCGGTTTTGGAAGAAGGCGTGTGATGAGTCACGGCGCGGACTGGGGAATCCAGTGGTGGAACGCTTTAATAGCCATGCTGTTAATAGGGATTGTTTtgccattattttatttgatttacttCAAAACTAGGGTCAACGGAGTAGTCTCACCAACTGTTTCTCAGTCATTTGTCTCCTCTTCCAacacaacacagacacacagtggCTGA